From Pseudothermotoga thermarum DSM 5069, a single genomic window includes:
- the metK gene encoding methionine adenosyltransferase has product MKKLFTSESVTEGHPDKMADQISDAILDAILEQDPNARVAVETLVTTGLAIVAGEVTTEAYVDIQDIVRKTILEIGYTRAKYGFDGETCGVLTSIHNQSPDIAIGVNKALEAREKNNDVDEYDKIGAGDQGMMFGYATNETPEYMPLPIMLAHKLAMRLAQVRKEKIVPFLRPDGKTQVTVEYDENGKPVAVDTILISAQHEPDVSLQDLRDALIEYVIKPVIPEQYMKKDTKILINPTGRFVLGGPSADTGLTGRKIIVDTYGGWIPHGGGAFSGKDPTKVDRSAHYMARYVAKNVVAAGLADKFMIQVAYAIGKARPVSMMIETFGTCKVDEEKLKKVINEIFDFRPKAIIDRLKLLRPIYKKTAAYGHFGRNDPDFTWEALDAVPELKRAFNL; this is encoded by the coding sequence ATGAAAAAGTTGTTTACAAGTGAGAGTGTTACTGAAGGTCATCCTGATAAAATGGCCGATCAAATTTCGGATGCCATACTCGATGCAATACTCGAGCAAGATCCAAATGCAAGGGTAGCGGTTGAAACCTTAGTGACGACAGGACTGGCAATCGTTGCAGGTGAAGTTACGACCGAGGCTTACGTTGATATTCAAGACATCGTTAGAAAAACTATATTGGAGATCGGTTATACAAGGGCTAAGTACGGTTTTGACGGAGAGACTTGTGGTGTCTTAACGTCGATTCACAATCAATCCCCAGACATTGCGATAGGTGTCAACAAGGCTTTGGAAGCAAGAGAAAAGAACAACGATGTTGACGAGTACGACAAAATAGGTGCAGGAGATCAGGGTATGATGTTTGGATACGCAACCAACGAAACACCGGAGTACATGCCTTTGCCCATTATGCTTGCCCACAAATTGGCTATGAGGTTAGCTCAGGTTAGAAAAGAAAAGATAGTTCCTTTCCTGAGGCCAGACGGAAAAACGCAAGTGACAGTAGAGTATGATGAGAACGGAAAACCAGTTGCTGTCGATACGATTTTGATTTCCGCTCAACATGAGCCCGATGTGAGCTTGCAAGACCTTCGTGATGCACTCATAGAGTACGTGATCAAACCTGTTATACCGGAACAGTACATGAAAAAAGACACGAAAATATTGATTAACCCAACCGGTAGGTTTGTCCTTGGTGGTCCTTCTGCGGACACTGGTTTGACCGGTAGAAAGATAATCGTTGACACTTATGGTGGATGGATACCGCACGGTGGAGGAGCCTTCAGTGGTAAGGATCCAACAAAGGTTGATAGATCTGCTCATTACATGGCAAGATACGTTGCGAAGAATGTTGTTGCAGCTGGGCTTGCCGATAAATTCATGATTCAGGTAGCTTACGCCATAGGAAAGGCAAGGCCTGTTTCCATGATGATAGAAACGTTTGGAACTTGCAAAGTTGACGAGGAAAAGCTCAAAAAAGTGATAAATGAAATATTTGACTTTAGACCAAAAGCCATAATTGATAGGTTAAAGCTGCTTAGACCGATTTACAAAAAAACCGCTGCTTACGGACACTTTGGCAGAAATGATCCTGATTTTACGTGGGAAGCTTTGGATGCCGTCCCAGAATTGAAAAGGGCATTCAATCTATAG
- the rpsT gene encoding 30S ribosomal protein S20 has translation MPGKKKNKSAEKRHRQSLKARVRNKSYITRMKNAVKKVLQAVKAGESKEKIDELVKQAISVIDKAASKGAIHKNQAARRKSRLMKVVNSAVKV, from the coding sequence ATGCCTGGCAAAAAGAAAAACAAATCCGCAGAAAAGAGGCACAGACAGTCTTTAAAGGCTAGGGTAAGAAATAAATCCTACATAACTAGAATGAAGAATGCTGTGAAGAAAGTTCTGCAGGCTGTTAAGGCTGGAGAAAGCAAGGAAAAGATCGATGAGTTGGTAAAACAAGCGATTTCCGTTATCGATAAAGCCGCAAGTAAAGGTGCTATTCACAAAAATCAAGCGGCAAGAAGAAAGTCACGCTTGATGAAAGTTGTGAACAGCGCCGTTAAGGTTTGA
- a CDS encoding CPBP family intramembrane glutamic endopeptidase has protein sequence MKRLQVLTILCLLFLGSSIGYYVGTNGWFVLGWYLLLFGLVCYFLLKDGVDLKSLFSIKPKHFFKSLLAIPILYLVLIPVSLVFSTLNEPIESVKLNFPMVVSLVAVGPLAEEMIFRVYFQDLLRKRFNVNATIILSSIFFAVLHPVSIFPQVFVIAVFLSTLREIYGSITPSVVVHCLNNAVAMLFSALT, from the coding sequence GTGAAGAGGCTGCAAGTTTTGACGATACTTTGTCTTTTGTTTTTGGGTTCAAGCATAGGTTATTACGTTGGGACAAACGGATGGTTTGTCCTAGGTTGGTATTTGCTCTTGTTTGGGCTTGTCTGTTATTTTTTGCTTAAAGACGGCGTTGATTTGAAAAGTTTGTTTTCAATAAAACCAAAGCATTTTTTCAAATCGTTGTTGGCCATACCAATACTTTATCTTGTTTTGATTCCAGTAAGCTTGGTCTTTTCAACTTTGAATGAACCAATTGAGTCGGTTAAACTCAATTTTCCAATGGTTGTCTCCTTAGTTGCTGTTGGACCTTTGGCTGAGGAAATGATCTTTCGCGTTTATTTTCAAGACTTGTTGAGAAAAAGGTTTAACGTCAACGCAACAATAATTCTATCTTCCATCTTTTTTGCGGTCTTGCATCCTGTGAGTATTTTCCCACAGGTGTTCGTCATCGCAGTTTTTTTAAGTACTCTTAGGGAAATCTATGGTTCCATAACACCTTCTGTCGTGGTTCATTGTCTAAACAATGCGGTGGCAATGTTATTCAGTGCTCTGACTTGA